The DNA sequence TGTATGCCCCGGCCAATCCGCGGTCGGAAGTGATGACCAGGTATCCTGTCTTTTTAACGGGACGGGATGTCAGCATTGGATGGGATACGTCAGTGCTTCCCAGTGCGATGCTGGCAGTAACTTCCTGGATTTTTTCCATGTAGGGAACGAATGATTTAGCATTCATTTCTGCACGGTTCATTTTTGCCGCAGATACCATTTGCATGGCCTTTGTGATTTGGCTCGTCTTCTTTGTAGAAGTGATCCTATTTTTTATATCGCGCAATGATGCCACAGGTTCTCACCACCCTTTTCAAAGAATGTCAGGCTGAGAGCCTGCCCGCATAGGAGCAGCCCCGGCAGCCCTTCTATTGTCAGACCTTTAACAGCGATATCCATCCTCAAGGGAAAAAGCCTGAATCAGGCTTTTTCTGCTTGGGGGACTTGCGCTATTACTCGGTTACTGCGAAAGTCTTTTTGAAGCTGTTGATCGCAGAAGCCATATCATCGTCAGCAGGAAGCTCTTTCGTTGTAGCGATATGGTCTAACAAATCTTTCTTGTTATGGTCAAGCCATGTAAGGAATTCAGCTTCGAAACGGCGGATGTCCTGGACAGGGATATCGTCTAGGAAGCCGCGTGTCAATGCATACAGGATGGCTACCTGCTTTTCAACCTTAAGCGGCTTGTTAAGATCCTGCTTCAGTACCTCAACTGTACGGGCACCGCGGTTAAGCTTCGCTTGTGTTGCTTTATCAAGATCAGATCCGAACTGGGCGAATGCTTCCAGCTCACGGTATGATGCAAGGTCCAGACGCAGTGTACCGGATACCTTTTTCATGGCTTTGATCTGTGCAGATCCGCCGACGCGTGATACAGAAAGACCAGCGTTGATCGCAGGGCGTACGCCTGAGAAGAACAGGTCAGACTGAAGGAAGATTTGTCCGTCCGTGATGGAGATAACGTTAGTTGGAATGTATGCAGATACATCCCCTGCCTGTGTTTCAATGAAAGGAAGTGCAGTGATTGAACCTGCTCCCTTCGCATCGCTCAGCTTTGCAGCACGCTCAAGAAGGCGGCTGTGCAGGTAGAATACATCCCCTGGATATGCTTCACGTCCTGGAGGACGGCGCAATAATAGTGAAAGCTCACGGTAAGCAGCTGCTTGTTTTGTAAGATCATCATATACGACAAGAACGTGCTTGCCATTGTACATGAATTCTTCACCCATTGTTACACCTGCATAAGGAGCAAGGAACAATAATGGAGCAGGCTGTGATGCAGAAGCTGTCACAACGATTGTGTACTCTAATGCACCAGTCTTGCGGAGCGTTTCTACTGCATTACGTACAGTAGATTCTTTTTGTCCGATTGCTACATAGATACATACCATATCCTGGTCCTTCTGGTTCAGGATTGTATCGATGGCAACGGAAGTTTTACCAGTCTGGCGGTCACCGATGATAAGCTCACGCTGTCCGCGCCCGATTGGCACGAGGGCGTCGATCGCTTTGATACCAGTCTGCAGCGGCTCATGAACAGATTTACGGTCCATTACGCCTGGTGCAGGGCTTTCGATCGGACGTGTTACAGTTGTATTGATTGGCCCCATGCCATCAACAGGCTGTCCAAGCGGGTTGACTACGCGCCCGATCAGCTCAGGTCCTACAGGAACCTCCATGATGCGGCCCGTACGGCGGACCTCATCTCCCTCACGGATTTCAGTATATGGGCCAAGGATGATAATACCGACGTTATTTTCTTCAAGGTTTTGTGCCATACCCATAACGCCGTTTGAAAATTCAACAAGTTCTCCAGCCATGACATTGTCGAGGCCATGAGCACGGGCGATACCGTCACCGATCTGGATAACTGTACCTACATCACTCACTTGAATTTCCGACTGATAGTTTTCGATCTGCTTTTTTATCAGCGCACTGATTTCTTCAGCTTTGATGCTCATGAGTTTCACCCCTATCTATAAATCTCAGCTTAATAATTGACGTTCCAGGCGTTCCAGCTTGCCGCGCATGCTGCCGTCGAAAATCCTGTTTCCGATGCGGAGCTTGATGCCGCCGAGCAGGCCCGGGTCCACGATATTCTCGATGCGGAGGGACGTTTTTCCGACCCTTGATGCAAATGCAGCAGATAGCTCGCTGCTCTCAGCCTCTGTCAGCGGACGGACTGAGTAGACCTTTGCTTCCGCAATGCCCCTTGCGTCATTCGCAAGGCTGATGAATTCCTCCGCAAGATCAGAGAATTGATCTTCACGGTGGCGGTCAATCAATAGCATAAGTGTATTAAGTACTAAAGGATTAACAGACGCGAAGGCAGTTTTGATGATCCCTTTCTTCTCATCATTCTCGAGTTTCGGGGATTTCAGGACTGCATCCAGGCCCTTATTATTGTTTACGACATCTTTGACGATGCGAAGGTCTTCTTCCATTTGGCCAAGAAGCTGATGTTCATTCGCAAGCTGGAACAGAGCCAACGCATAGCGCTTTGCTACTGTAGAGCCGCTCATCGGTTTTCTCCTGCCTCTTGAATGTATTCATTGATCAGCTTTTCCTGGTCTGCTGCACTCAGTTCCTTCTCAATAACCTTGGAAGCAATAAGGACAGACAGTGAAGCAACCTGCTCCCGGATTGCGGCAACTGCTTTTTCTTTCTGCTGATCGATTTCCAGCTTAGCTGATTCTTTGACGCGCTCTGCTTCAGCACGCGCTGCGGCGATGATTTCCTCGCGCTGCACGTCGCCTTGCTTCTTCGCACCTTCGATCAGGTTCTGAGCGTCTGTGCGTGCTTCTTTCAGAAGGCTTCTCTGCTCTTCCAGAAGCTTATTTGCTTCAACACGGCTTTGTTCAGCCGCGCCGATTTCATTGGCAATATGCTCTTCACGCTGTTTCATGATGCCCATTAAAGGACCCCATGCAAATTTCTTGAGCAATGCCAACAAAATGATAAACATAGCCAGCTGGAATAAGATATCCCCGCCGTTGAATGCTGTATGTGCTGCGCCTTCTGCAGCGCCTAATACTAAATTGCTTGCTAACACCCTCGATTCACTCCCTTCAAGAGTCTTCCACTTTCCCTATCAACAAGTTAACGAATTTCATCATATGAATTCGGTTCTTTCAGATTCAAAAAGCCAGTTTGCATCCGCCTGCACAGGCTAAGCGGACCTCCAAGATTAAGGCGCATCCGCACCTGGGCATAAAGGAATGGCGAAGGGTCACATCCATGATCTTCGCCATTATGTGTACTGCTTATAATTATTGACCAATAACCATGAACGCGATAACAACTGCGATGATCGGCACGGCCTCAACTAACGCTACCCCGATGAACATAGTTGTTTGAAGCATTCCGCGAGCTTCCGGCTGACGGGCAATCCCCTCAACTGTACGTGATACGATAAGACCGTTACCAATACCGGCACCTAGTGCTGCCAAACCAATTGCAAT is a window from the Bacillus infantis NRRL B-14911 genome containing:
- the atpF gene encoding F0F1 ATP synthase subunit B; its protein translation is MLASNLVLGAAEGAAHTAFNGGDILFQLAMFIILLALLKKFAWGPLMGIMKQREEHIANEIGAAEQSRVEANKLLEEQRSLLKEARTDAQNLIEGAKKQGDVQREEIIAAARAEAERVKESAKLEIDQQKEKAVAAIREQVASLSVLIASKVIEKELSAADQEKLINEYIQEAGENR
- a CDS encoding F0F1 ATP synthase subunit delta, translating into MSGSTVAKRYALALFQLANEHQLLGQMEEDLRIVKDVVNNNKGLDAVLKSPKLENDEKKGIIKTAFASVNPLVLNTLMLLIDRHREDQFSDLAEEFISLANDARGIAEAKVYSVRPLTEAESSELSAAFASRVGKTSLRIENIVDPGLLGGIKLRIGNRIFDGSMRGKLERLERQLLS
- the atpA gene encoding F0F1 ATP synthase subunit alpha, yielding MSIKAEEISALIKKQIENYQSEIQVSDVGTVIQIGDGIARAHGLDNVMAGELVEFSNGVMGMAQNLEENNVGIIILGPYTEIREGDEVRRTGRIMEVPVGPELIGRVVNPLGQPVDGMGPINTTVTRPIESPAPGVMDRKSVHEPLQTGIKAIDALVPIGRGQRELIIGDRQTGKTSVAIDTILNQKDQDMVCIYVAIGQKESTVRNAVETLRKTGALEYTIVVTASASQPAPLLFLAPYAGVTMGEEFMYNGKHVLVVYDDLTKQAAAYRELSLLLRRPPGREAYPGDVFYLHSRLLERAAKLSDAKGAGSITALPFIETQAGDVSAYIPTNVISITDGQIFLQSDLFFSGVRPAINAGLSVSRVGGSAQIKAMKKVSGTLRLDLASYRELEAFAQFGSDLDKATQAKLNRGARTVEVLKQDLNKPLKVEKQVAILYALTRGFLDDIPVQDIRRFEAEFLTWLDHNKKDLLDHIATTKELPADDDMASAINSFKKTFAVTE
- the atpE gene encoding F0F1 ATP synthase subunit C, giving the protein MGLLAAAIAIGLAALGAGIGNGLIVSRTVEGIARQPEARGMLQTTMFIGVALVEAVPIIAVVIAFMVIGQ